A window of Equus przewalskii isolate Varuska chromosome 16, EquPr2, whole genome shotgun sequence contains these coding sequences:
- the CDX2 gene encoding homeobox protein CDX-2 isoform X1 produces the protein MYVSYLLDKDVSMYPSSVRHSGSLNLAPQNFVSPPQYPDYGGYHVAAAAAAAANLDSAQSPGPSWPAAYGAPLREDWNGYAPGGAAANAVAHGLNGGSPAAAMGYSSPADYHPHHHPHHHPHHPAAAPSCASGLLQTLNPGPPGPAATAAAEQLSPGGQRRNLCEWMRKPAQPSLGSQVKTRTKDKYRVVYTDHQRLELEKEFHYSRYITIRRKAELAATLGLSERQVKIWFQNRRAKERKINKKKLQQQQQQQQPPQQPQQPPPAPQPAQPQPGPLRSVPEPLSPVSSLQGSVPGSVPGVLGPTGGVLNPTVTQ, from the exons ATGTACGTGAGCTACCTCCTAGACAAGGACGTGAGCATGTACCCCAGCTCCGTGCGCCACTCTGGCAGCCTCAACCTGGCCCCGCAGAACTTCGTCAGTCCTCCGCAGTACCCGGACTACGGCGGCTATCATGTGGCGGCTGCGGCGGCCGCGGCCGCGAACTTGGACAGCGCGCAGTCCCCGGGGCCGTCCTGGCCCGCCGCCTACGGCGCCCCGCTCCGCGAGGACTGGAACGGCTACGCGCCGGGGGGTGCAGCGGCCAACGCCGTGGCGCACGGCCTCAACGGGGGCTCTCCGGCCGCCGCCATGGGCTACAGCAGCCCCGCCGACTACCACCCGCACCACCACCCGCACCACCACCCGCACCACCCGGCCGCCGCGCCTTCCTGTGCCTCGGGGTTGCTGCAGACGCTCAACCCTGGCCCTCCAGGgcccgccgccaccgccgccgccgagCAGCTGTCCCCCGGCGGCCAGCGGCGGAACCTGTGCGAGTGGATGCGGAAGCCCGCGCAGCCGTCCCTCGGAAGCCAAG TGAAAACCAGGACGAAAGACAAATACCGAGTTGTGTACACGGACCACCAGCggctggagctggagaaggagttTCACTACAGTCGGTACATCACCATCCGGAGGAAGGCTGAGCTGGCTGCTACGCTGGGGCTCTCCGAGAGGCAG GTTAAAATTTGGTTTCAGAACCGCAGAGcgaaggaaaggaaaatcaacaagaagaagttgcagcagcagcagcaacagcagcagccgccgcagcagccacagcagccgCCGCCTGCACCACAGCCTGCCCAGCCACAGCCAGGTCCTCTGAGAAGTGTCCCGGAGCCCCTGAGTCCTGTGTCTTCCCTCCAAGGCTCGGTGCCTGGCTCTGTCCCTGGGGTTCTGGGGCCAACCGGGGGGGTGTTAAACCCCACTGTCACCCAGTGA
- the CDX2 gene encoding homeobox protein CDX-2 isoform X2 produces the protein MYVSYLLDKDVSMYPSSVRHSGSLNLAPQNFVSPPQYPDYGGYHVAAAAAAAANLDSAQSPGPSWPAAYGAPLREDWNGYAPGGAAANAVAHGLNGGSPAAAMGYSSPADYHPHHHPHHHPHHPAAAPSCASGLLQTLNPGPPGPAATAAAEQLSPGGQRRNLCEWMRKPAQPSLGSQVKTRTKDKYRVVYTDHQRLELEKEFHYSRYITIRRKAELAATLGLSERLKFGFRTAERRKGKSTRRSCSSSSNSSSRRSSHSSRRLHHSLPSHSQVL, from the exons ATGTACGTGAGCTACCTCCTAGACAAGGACGTGAGCATGTACCCCAGCTCCGTGCGCCACTCTGGCAGCCTCAACCTGGCCCCGCAGAACTTCGTCAGTCCTCCGCAGTACCCGGACTACGGCGGCTATCATGTGGCGGCTGCGGCGGCCGCGGCCGCGAACTTGGACAGCGCGCAGTCCCCGGGGCCGTCCTGGCCCGCCGCCTACGGCGCCCCGCTCCGCGAGGACTGGAACGGCTACGCGCCGGGGGGTGCAGCGGCCAACGCCGTGGCGCACGGCCTCAACGGGGGCTCTCCGGCCGCCGCCATGGGCTACAGCAGCCCCGCCGACTACCACCCGCACCACCACCCGCACCACCACCCGCACCACCCGGCCGCCGCGCCTTCCTGTGCCTCGGGGTTGCTGCAGACGCTCAACCCTGGCCCTCCAGGgcccgccgccaccgccgccgccgagCAGCTGTCCCCCGGCGGCCAGCGGCGGAACCTGTGCGAGTGGATGCGGAAGCCCGCGCAGCCGTCCCTCGGAAGCCAAG TGAAAACCAGGACGAAAGACAAATACCGAGTTGTGTACACGGACCACCAGCggctggagctggagaaggagttTCACTACAGTCGGTACATCACCATCCGGAGGAAGGCTGAGCTGGCTGCTACGCTGGGGCTCTCCGAGAG GTTAAAATTTGGTTTCAGAACCGCAGAGcgaaggaaaggaaaatcaacaagaagaagttgcagcagcagcagcaacagcagcagccgccgcagcagccacagcagccgCCGCCTGCACCACAGCCTGCCCAGCCACAGCCAGGTCCTCTGA